From Gemmatimonadota bacterium, the proteins below share one genomic window:
- the deoC gene encoding deoxyribose-phosphate aldolase has protein sequence MSDTTETPRASGASVRGGPAESRTTTATGTTDLRAAGVSAPPARAQTPPPTARTADGGAPAPAAAPEPIEFERNAGVPFESEWIRDVRVNRSAVERRTATLTRRRSIKKDWQAAWLLRAISLMDLTTLAGDDTEGRVRRLCAKARNPVREDILDALGAGDLGLTTAAVCVYHVFVPAAVDALRGSGIPVAAVSTGFPAGLSPLPQRLAEIRASVEAGAREIDVVITRAHVLTGAWQALYDEVREFRAACGEAHLKTILATGELGTLRNVARASHVCMMAGADFIKTSTGKESENATLPVGLVMTRAIREYRERSGHIVGFKPAGGIRKAREALDWLILIKEELGDRWLRPDLFRFGASSLLADIERQLEHHVTGRYSASYRHPVA, from the coding sequence ATGAGCGACACTACGGAAACTCCGCGCGCTTCGGGCGCTTCCGTGCGCGGCGGTCCGGCCGAGAGCCGCACCACGACCGCGACGGGGACCACGGATCTGCGCGCCGCGGGTGTGTCCGCGCCGCCGGCGCGGGCCCAGACCCCTCCGCCAACGGCGCGGACGGCGGATGGCGGCGCGCCCGCGCCGGCCGCCGCCCCCGAGCCGATCGAATTCGAGCGCAACGCCGGCGTGCCGTTCGAATCGGAGTGGATCCGCGACGTGCGGGTCAACCGCAGCGCGGTCGAGCGGCGCACCGCGACGCTCACGCGTCGGCGCAGCATCAAGAAGGACTGGCAGGCGGCCTGGCTGCTGCGGGCGATCAGCCTGATGGACCTGACCACCCTTGCGGGCGACGACACGGAGGGACGCGTGCGTCGTCTGTGCGCGAAGGCGCGCAACCCCGTGCGCGAGGACATTCTGGACGCGCTCGGGGCGGGCGACCTGGGGCTGACCACCGCCGCCGTTTGCGTCTACCACGTGTTCGTGCCCGCCGCGGTGGACGCGCTGCGCGGGTCGGGCATCCCGGTCGCGGCGGTGTCCACCGGCTTTCCGGCGGGCCTATCCCCGCTGCCGCAGAGGCTGGCTGAGATCAGGGCGTCGGTGGAGGCGGGGGCGCGCGAGATCGACGTCGTCATCACACGCGCGCACGTCCTCACCGGCGCGTGGCAGGCACTGTACGACGAGGTGCGCGAATTCCGCGCGGCCTGCGGGGAGGCCCACCTGAAGACCATTCTCGCCACCGGCGAGCTGGGTACGCTGCGCAACGTCGCGCGCGCGAGCCACGTGTGCATGATGGCCGGCGCCGATTTCATCAAGACCTCCACCGGCAAGGAGTCCGAGAACGCGACGCTGCCCGTGGGCCTGGTCATGACCCGGGCCATCCGCGAGTACCGCGAGCGCAGCGGGCACATCGTCGGCTTCAAGCCGGCGGGGGGCATTCGCAAGGCCCGAGAGGCGCTCGACTGGCTGATCCTGATCAAGGAGGAGCTCGGCGACCGCTGGCTCAGGCCCGACCTGTTCCGCTTCGGCGCGAGCTCGCTGCTGGCCGACATCGAGCGGCAGCTGGAGCACCACGTCACGGGCCGCTATTCCGCCTCCTACCGCCACCCGGTGGCATGA
- a CDS encoding RNA methyltransferase yields the protein MLTRKQRSLLHTLHRRRVREREGLFLAEGPRVVRDLVASSLECLFVVSSSSFADSEGGVALSEALEGRAPLVRVEDEAFADVSRTETPQGILAVARIPAVALDGLALATGDVALALDGVQDPGNVGTLARTAEALGASVLIVLEGTADPWGPKVVRAAAGALFRLPTPRAPSADCVAWCRRENARILVADRSGGPIRSLRRDALRPTLLVLGNEAAGGGPTMAAAADAKVAVPQCSVADSLNVAAAGAILLWELLAGEEPE from the coding sequence ATGCTGACCCGCAAGCAGCGAAGCCTGCTGCACACGCTGCACAGGCGGCGCGTACGGGAGCGCGAGGGGCTGTTCCTGGCCGAAGGGCCTCGCGTGGTGCGCGACCTGGTGGCGTCCTCGCTGGAGTGCCTGTTCGTGGTGTCGTCGTCCTCTTTTGCGGACAGCGAGGGAGGGGTGGCTCTGTCCGAGGCCCTCGAGGGGCGCGCGCCGTTGGTGCGGGTCGAAGACGAAGCGTTCGCGGACGTGAGCCGGACGGAGACGCCCCAGGGAATTCTGGCGGTGGCCCGGATACCCGCTGTGGCTCTCGACGGCCTGGCTCTGGCGACCGGCGACGTGGCGTTGGCGCTGGACGGGGTCCAGGACCCGGGCAACGTCGGCACCCTGGCGCGCACCGCGGAGGCCCTGGGCGCCTCGGTGCTGATCGTGCTCGAGGGCACGGCGGACCCGTGGGGGCCCAAGGTGGTGCGCGCGGCGGCCGGGGCTCTGTTTCGACTGCCGACGCCGCGCGCGCCCTCGGCCGACTGCGTAGCCTGGTGTCGACGCGAGAACGCGCGGATACTGGTCGCGGACCGCTCGGGCGGGCCGATTCGGTCGCTGCGACGCGACGCTCTGCGGCCCACCTTGCTGGTGCTCGGCAACGAAGCCGCCGGCGGTGGCCCGACCATGGCCGCCGCCGCGGACGCCAAGGTCGCCGTGCCCCAGTGCTCGGTGGCCGATTCACTGAATGTAGCGGCCGCGGGGGCGATCCTGCTCTGGGAGCTGCTCGCGGGCGAGGAGCCGGAATGA
- a CDS encoding M48 family metallopeptidase, with translation MRGLTKGINRYAAIGSLAVASAGASACAISTQQELALGQQYSTEINEQLPLIEDAEIVRYVNLLGDRIAQAGGRNLDYTFYVVNADVINAFAIPGGYIYLNRGLIERADNLSELAGVIGHEIGHVELRHGVEQMERMQRAQLGVALGSILLGPPQGATAAAVNVGAGLYFAKNSRQAEHEADAIAVPLLVESGIHPQGLTTFFGELLAERERTPGALEQWFSTHPLTEDRIAAAEARIAQLPQASLEGLLMQTDNFQRMQERLRTMPEPPPEFRSEDRK, from the coding sequence ATGCGCGGACTTACCAAGGGAATCAATCGATACGCCGCGATCGGCTCGCTCGCCGTCGCCTCCGCGGGGGCGAGCGCCTGCGCCATCAGCACGCAGCAGGAGCTGGCGCTCGGCCAGCAGTACTCGACCGAGATCAACGAGCAGCTCCCGCTCATCGAAGACGCCGAGATCGTCCGGTACGTCAACCTCCTCGGCGACCGCATCGCGCAGGCCGGTGGACGTAATCTCGACTACACCTTTTACGTGGTGAACGCGGACGTCATCAACGCCTTCGCGATCCCGGGCGGATACATCTACCTGAACAGGGGCCTGATCGAGCGAGCCGACAACCTCTCCGAGCTGGCCGGGGTCATCGGCCACGAGATCGGTCACGTGGAGCTGCGCCACGGCGTCGAACAGATGGAGCGCATGCAACGGGCGCAGCTGGGGGTCGCGCTGGGCAGCATCCTGCTCGGTCCGCCGCAGGGTGCCACGGCCGCCGCGGTCAACGTAGGAGCCGGTCTCTACTTCGCGAAGAACAGCCGGCAGGCCGAGCACGAGGCGGACGCCATAGCCGTGCCCCTGTTGGTCGAATCGGGCATTCACCCGCAAGGACTCACCACGTTCTTCGGAGAGCTGCTCGCCGAGCGCGAGCGGACGCCCGGCGCGCTGGAACAATGGTTCTCCACGCACCCGTTGACCGAGGATCGCATCGCCGCCGCGGAGGCGCGCATCGCGCAGCTCCCCCAGGCCTCGCTCGAAGGCCTGCTGATGCAAACCGACAATTTCCAGCGCATGCAGGAGCGGCTGCGCACGATGCCCGAGCCGCCGCCGGAATTTCGGAGCGAAGACCGGAAGTAG
- a CDS encoding aldehyde dehydrogenase family protein yields MSTHIAEVFETMEYGPAPESRAFVDEWLEARAGGFQHVVDGALRPPAGGEYLDVMNPATGTLLARVAQGDEADVNAAVAAARRAQPGWAALGGHVRARHLYAIARRIQKMSRFFAVLETLDNGKPIRESRDIDIPLVARHFYHHAGWAQLMDSELPDAEPVGVVGQIIPWNFPLLMLAWKIAPAIAMGNTVVLKPAEYTPLTALYFGELCLEAGLPPGVVNVLAGDGRTGAALVDHADVDKIAFTGSTEVGRIIRRATAGTGKKLSLELGGKSPFIVFDDADLDSVVEGVVDAIWFNQGQVCCAGSRILAHEGIADRLVARLRARMEKLRVGDPLDKGVDIGAIVAPVQLERIRTLVEKGEQEGATLWQPSWSCPTEGWFYPPTLLTDVAPAATVAQVEIFGPVVVLMTFRTPKEAVQLANNTRYGLAASVWTENINLALDIAPKVKAGTVWVNCTNLFDAASGFGGYRESGFGREGGKEGLWEYVRSRREPKGAPARGAGSAGGDGAAGNGAGPEADADREPPAVPEAGVPPIDRTAKLYIGGKQARPDQGYSLDVYGPGDALVGQVSRGNRKDIRNAVEAAHRAVDWGRGVAHTRAQVLYYLAENLQARAAEFAERLRALGATEAEASREVEASVRRVFTYAAWADKWEGVVHHTPMRNVTIAMPEPIGVFGVLCPDEAPLLGFLSTALPPLAVGNAVVAVPSARAPLAATDLYQVLETSDVPAGALNIVTGLHDELAPTLAAHDDVDALWYFGSPAGSADVEERSADNMKRTWVSHGARRDWYDDNVAEGRAFLRRATEVKNIWIPYGE; encoded by the coding sequence ATGAGCACGCACATCGCCGAAGTGTTCGAGACCATGGAGTACGGGCCGGCGCCCGAGAGCAGAGCCTTCGTGGACGAGTGGCTGGAGGCGCGGGCCGGTGGCTTCCAGCACGTGGTCGATGGGGCGCTGAGGCCTCCCGCCGGGGGCGAGTACCTGGACGTCATGAACCCCGCCACCGGAACCTTGCTCGCGCGCGTGGCGCAGGGCGACGAGGCGGACGTGAACGCGGCGGTGGCCGCCGCCCGGCGCGCGCAGCCGGGCTGGGCCGCTCTGGGAGGGCACGTCAGGGCGCGGCACCTGTACGCCATCGCCCGGCGCATCCAGAAGATGTCGCGCTTCTTCGCGGTTCTGGAGACGCTGGACAACGGCAAGCCGATCCGCGAATCGCGCGACATCGACATCCCCCTGGTCGCCCGACACTTCTACCACCACGCGGGCTGGGCGCAGCTCATGGACAGCGAGCTGCCGGACGCGGAACCGGTCGGGGTCGTGGGTCAGATCATCCCGTGGAATTTCCCGCTGCTGATGCTGGCCTGGAAGATCGCGCCGGCCATCGCCATGGGGAACACGGTGGTGCTTAAGCCCGCCGAGTACACGCCGCTCACGGCGCTGTACTTCGGCGAGCTGTGTCTGGAGGCGGGGCTGCCCCCGGGCGTGGTGAACGTGCTCGCGGGCGACGGTCGCACGGGCGCGGCGCTGGTGGACCACGCCGACGTCGACAAGATCGCCTTCACCGGCTCCACCGAGGTCGGCCGGATCATCCGGCGGGCCACCGCCGGGACCGGCAAGAAGCTCTCGCTGGAGCTCGGCGGGAAGTCTCCTTTCATCGTCTTCGACGACGCCGACCTGGACAGCGTCGTGGAGGGCGTGGTGGACGCCATCTGGTTCAACCAGGGTCAGGTCTGCTGCGCCGGGAGCCGGATCCTGGCTCACGAAGGCATCGCCGACCGCCTCGTCGCCAGGCTGCGCGCGCGCATGGAGAAGCTGCGCGTGGGCGATCCGCTGGACAAAGGCGTCGACATCGGCGCGATCGTCGCGCCGGTGCAGCTCGAGCGGATCCGCACGCTCGTCGAGAAGGGCGAGCAAGAGGGCGCGACTCTGTGGCAGCCCTCGTGGAGTTGCCCGACCGAGGGCTGGTTCTACCCTCCCACCCTGCTTACCGACGTGGCGCCGGCGGCCACCGTTGCGCAGGTGGAGATTTTCGGCCCCGTGGTGGTGCTGATGACCTTCCGCACGCCCAAGGAGGCGGTGCAGTTGGCCAACAACACCCGCTACGGGCTCGCCGCCAGCGTGTGGACGGAAAACATCAATTTGGCGTTGGACATCGCCCCCAAGGTGAAGGCCGGGACCGTCTGGGTGAACTGCACCAACCTGTTCGACGCGGCGTCGGGGTTCGGCGGCTACCGCGAGAGCGGCTTCGGCCGCGAGGGCGGCAAGGAGGGGCTCTGGGAGTACGTCCGGTCGCGCCGTGAGCCCAAGGGCGCGCCGGCGCGCGGCGCCGGGTCGGCCGGCGGAGACGGTGCCGCTGGCAACGGCGCCGGTCCCGAGGCGGACGCAGACCGCGAGCCCCCCGCGGTCCCGGAGGCCGGCGTGCCCCCGATCGACCGCACCGCCAAGCTCTACATCGGCGGCAAGCAGGCGCGCCCCGACCAGGGCTACAGTCTGGACGTGTACGGGCCCGGCGACGCGCTCGTGGGCCAGGTCTCGCGCGGCAACCGCAAGGACATCCGCAACGCGGTAGAGGCGGCGCACCGGGCCGTGGACTGGGGCCGCGGCGTGGCCCACACGCGCGCACAGGTGCTCTACTACCTGGCCGAGAACCTGCAGGCTCGCGCCGCCGAATTCGCCGAGCGCCTGCGCGCGCTGGGCGCCACCGAGGCCGAGGCCTCGCGCGAGGTAGAGGCGTCGGTGCGGCGCGTGTTCACCTACGCCGCCTGGGCGGACAAGTGGGAGGGCGTCGTCCACCACACGCCCATGCGCAACGTGACTATCGCCATGCCCGAGCCGATTGGGGTGTTCGGGGTGCTGTGCCCGGACGAGGCGCCGCTGTTGGGGTTCCTGTCCACCGCGCTGCCGCCGCTCGCGGTGGGCAACGCCGTGGTCGCGGTGCCGTCCGCACGAGCGCCGCTCGCGGCGACGGATCTCTACCAGGTGCTGGAGACTTCGGATGTGCCGGCGGGCGCGCTGAACATCGTCACGGGCCTGCACGACGAGCTGGCTCCCACTTTGGCCGCCCACGACGACGTAGACGCGCTCTGGTATTTCGGCTCTCCGGCGGGCTCCGCCGACGTGGAGGAGCGGTCCGCGGACAACATGAAGCGCACGTGGGTGAGCCACGGAGCGCGCCGCGACTGGTACGACGACAACGTCGCCGAGGGGAGGGCGTTCCTGCGCCGCGCCACCGAGGTCAAGAATATCTGGATTCCATACGGCGAGTGA
- a CDS encoding nucleoside transporter C-terminal domain-containing protein: MATTPLQRLQSVLGLAVLLLIAWGLSNNRSRIPWRVVGWGLGLQLVFALFILKTPAGEAIFAFLNRVVVKLLGFTADGARFLFGNLVYNNIPVGTGVVGTNIPPSADPGMVANAGAFFAFNVLPTIIFFSSLMAVLYHLGVMQLVVRGVAWVMMRTMRTSGAETLSAAGNIFVGQTEAPLLIKPFVEKMTMSELNAVMTAGFATVAGGVLAAYVGMLVGFFPDIAGHLIAASVMSAPAALVVAKIIVPEDGTPETQDSLLVHAESADANVIDAAARGAGDGLRLAANVGAMLLAFVALVFMLNELMAWAAGVLGITGLLQSSGALAADAPLTLQVLLGWIFAPLAWVMGVPWGDATQIGSLMGIKTVLNEFFAFLDLSTLLSTGADLSPRSIVIATYALAGFANFSSIAIQIGGIGGIAPSRKSDLAVLGLRAMIGGTIAAFLTATVAGMVL, translated from the coding sequence CTGGCCACGACGCCGCTGCAGCGGCTGCAGTCGGTGCTGGGACTGGCCGTCCTGCTGCTCATCGCCTGGGGCCTCTCGAACAACCGCTCGCGCATCCCCTGGCGCGTGGTGGGCTGGGGCCTCGGACTACAACTCGTCTTCGCCCTCTTCATCCTGAAGACCCCGGCGGGCGAGGCGATCTTCGCCTTCCTCAACCGCGTTGTCGTCAAGCTGCTCGGTTTCACCGCGGACGGCGCGCGCTTCCTTTTCGGCAACCTGGTCTACAACAACATCCCGGTCGGCACCGGGGTGGTCGGCACCAACATTCCACCGAGCGCCGATCCCGGCATGGTGGCGAACGCGGGCGCGTTCTTCGCCTTCAACGTCCTGCCCACGATCATCTTCTTCTCCTCGCTGATGGCGGTGCTCTACCACCTGGGCGTCATGCAGCTGGTGGTGAGGGGCGTGGCGTGGGTGATGATGCGCACCATGCGCACGTCCGGGGCGGAGACGCTGTCGGCGGCCGGCAACATCTTCGTGGGACAGACGGAGGCGCCGCTGCTGATCAAGCCGTTCGTCGAGAAGATGACGATGTCGGAGCTGAACGCCGTCATGACGGCCGGCTTCGCCACCGTCGCGGGCGGGGTGCTCGCGGCCTACGTGGGCATGCTGGTCGGGTTCTTCCCCGACATCGCGGGCCACCTCATCGCCGCCAGCGTGATGTCGGCGCCCGCCGCGCTGGTGGTGGCCAAGATCATCGTGCCCGAGGACGGCACCCCGGAGACCCAGGACTCGCTGCTGGTCCACGCCGAGTCGGCGGACGCGAACGTCATCGACGCGGCGGCGCGAGGGGCCGGAGACGGTCTGCGCCTGGCGGCGAACGTGGGCGCGATGCTGCTCGCGTTCGTGGCGCTGGTGTTCATGCTGAACGAGCTCATGGCCTGGGCCGCGGGGGTGCTCGGGATCACGGGGTTGTTGCAGTCTTCGGGCGCCCTCGCGGCCGACGCGCCGCTCACGCTGCAGGTGCTGCTCGGCTGGATCTTCGCGCCGCTGGCGTGGGTCATGGGGGTGCCCTGGGGGGACGCCACGCAGATCGGCTCGCTCATGGGCATCAAGACCGTGCTGAACGAGTTCTTCGCGTTCCTGGACCTGTCCACGCTGCTGTCCACGGGCGCCGACCTGTCGCCGCGTTCGATAGTGATAGCCACGTACGCGCTCGCCGGGTTCGCGAACTTCAGCTCGATCGCCATCCAGATCGGCGGCATCGGCGGGATCGCGCCGTCGCGCAAGAGCGACCTGGCGGTGCTCGGCCTGCGCGCGATGATAGGCGGGACGATAGCCGCGTTCCTGACCGCCACGGTCGCCGGGATGGTGCTGTGA
- the thiD gene encoding bifunctional hydroxymethylpyrimidine kinase/phosphomethylpyrimidine kinase, producing MGEKSIDAPHSAGPAPAAAPARPPVALTIAGSDSGGGAGIQADLKTFHAFGVFGTSVLTAVTAQNTLSVRAVHVVPIDNIRQQLLAVAEDLPPAATKSGMLATAEIVDTLAEGMVQLPLPNYVLDPVMVATSGDRLLDRDAEQILATRLLPLCALVTPNLPEAAILTGREVRGEAGMIRAAERLVEMGAGAALVKGGHGGGEEVVDVLAGGPSPVIFRRPRIATSSTHGTGCTLSAAIAAGLAHGRAPEDAVGDALDYVTRAIETAPGLGAGHGPLNHLVAGPSAPSD from the coding sequence GTGGGGGAAAAGTCCATCGACGCACCACACAGCGCCGGTCCGGCCCCCGCCGCCGCGCCGGCGCGCCCTCCCGTAGCCCTCACCATCGCGGGCAGCGACAGCGGGGGAGGCGCCGGCATCCAGGCCGACCTCAAGACCTTCCACGCGTTCGGAGTGTTCGGCACGTCGGTCCTGACGGCGGTGACCGCGCAGAACACGCTCAGCGTCCGCGCGGTGCACGTCGTCCCCATCGACAACATCCGCCAGCAGCTCCTGGCCGTGGCCGAGGATCTGCCCCCGGCCGCGACCAAGAGCGGCATGCTGGCCACGGCCGAGATAGTCGACACGCTGGCGGAAGGGATGGTCCAGCTGCCGCTGCCGAACTACGTGCTCGATCCGGTCATGGTCGCCACCAGCGGCGACCGCCTCCTGGACCGGGACGCGGAGCAGATACTCGCGACGCGCCTTCTGCCGCTGTGCGCGCTGGTCACACCCAACCTCCCCGAAGCCGCGATCCTCACCGGGCGCGAGGTCCGCGGTGAGGCAGGCATGATTCGGGCGGCCGAGCGTTTGGTGGAGATGGGCGCCGGCGCCGCGCTGGTGAAGGGCGGTCATGGCGGGGGCGAAGAAGTGGTCGACGTGCTCGCGGGCGGCCCCAGCCCGGTGATCTTCCGGCGCCCCCGCATCGCAACCTCCAGCACGCACGGCACCGGCTGCACTCTGTCGGCCGCCATCGCCGCGGGGCTCGCGCACGGGCGCGCGCCGGAGGACGCCGTCGGCGACGCCCTCGACTACGTTACGCGAGCCATCGAAACGGCGCCCGGGCTCGGCGCCGGACACGGTCCGCTCAACCACCTCGTTGCGGGGCCTTCGGCGCCGAGCGACTAG
- a CDS encoding ABC transporter substrate-binding protein, whose amino-acid sequence MGTRTGLGRVTTGLFGWRWPVVVIGLVVTSGCAEVGDADAGEDEVAIGGTAVIAGPVDLGNLNPLVAVEATTQEFVRDALFLPLLRMGPDMRPEPGLAESWELAGDTLVTFTLRDDVLWHDSTPTTAADVAFTFRAVKDPETGFPDPVRFAAWDSVEVVDTRTVRFHVRPGPDPLFGWTLTAIAPVHLLADVPPADMAQAAFNRDPVGNGPFRFVSWSANDRVVLEANQDYPVALGGRPNVDRLVYRVIPESTARVAELVSGGVDLAFGYPVSDLAQLSGGLSAVETDARQVSFVAWNARRPPLDDQRVRRALSMAIDRREIVTLLRAGHGSVAVSTVPPSHWAFNADLRPVPFDTAGARALLEEAGLADSDGDGVLELADGEPFSIEIKFPGQDTNFRSSSEMVRSDLAAIGVDARPLGLEGGTLIGDVTSPERRFDGVMLSLEIEMRPNLRDLFHSGSMDGPLQLSGYADPDLDAAIDALAQATDRDAERGHWLRAQELLARDQPWTFLYYFPNLAGVSQRLRGVEMDLRGRLVSVADWWLEGGAAESAEVDGADADAAG is encoded by the coding sequence ATGGGGACGCGGACGGGGTTGGGCAGGGTGACGACGGGGCTTTTCGGGTGGCGTTGGCCGGTAGTTGTGATCGGCTTGGTCGTGACCTCCGGGTGCGCCGAGGTGGGCGACGCGGACGCGGGAGAGGATGAGGTGGCGATCGGCGGGACCGCGGTGATCGCGGGTCCGGTCGACCTGGGAAACCTGAACCCGCTGGTGGCGGTCGAGGCCACCACGCAGGAGTTCGTGCGCGACGCGCTCTTCTTGCCGCTCCTGCGCATGGGTCCGGACATGCGGCCCGAGCCCGGCCTGGCGGAGAGCTGGGAGTTGGCCGGCGATACGCTCGTCACGTTCACCTTGCGCGACGACGTCCTCTGGCACGACAGCACGCCCACCACGGCGGCGGACGTCGCGTTCACGTTCCGCGCTGTGAAGGATCCCGAGACGGGATTCCCGGACCCGGTGCGCTTCGCGGCCTGGGACAGCGTGGAGGTCGTCGACACGCGCACCGTGCGTTTCCACGTGCGTCCGGGCCCCGACCCGCTGTTCGGCTGGACGCTTACCGCCATCGCCCCGGTGCACCTGCTCGCCGACGTGCCGCCGGCCGACATGGCGCAGGCGGCATTCAACAGGGATCCCGTGGGCAACGGCCCGTTCCGCTTCGTGTCCTGGAGCGCGAACGACCGCGTCGTGCTGGAGGCGAACCAGGATTACCCCGTCGCGCTGGGAGGTCGCCCCAACGTGGACCGCCTGGTCTATCGCGTGATCCCGGAGTCCACCGCTCGGGTCGCCGAGCTGGTGTCGGGCGGCGTCGACCTGGCCTTCGGCTACCCTGTTTCGGACCTCGCCCAGCTCAGCGGCGGCCTGAGCGCGGTGGAGACCGACGCCCGGCAGGTGTCGTTCGTCGCCTGGAACGCGCGCCGACCCCCGCTGGACGACCAGCGCGTGCGGCGGGCGCTGTCCATGGCCATCGACCGGCGCGAGATCGTCACGCTGCTGCGCGCCGGACACGGCAGCGTGGCCGTATCCACGGTGCCGCCGAGCCACTGGGCGTTCAACGCCGACCTCCGGCCCGTGCCGTTCGACACCGCCGGCGCGCGCGCCCTCCTGGAGGAAGCCGGCCTGGCGGACAGCGATGGGGACGGCGTCCTCGAGCTAGCCGACGGCGAGCCGTTCAGCATCGAGATCAAGTTCCCCGGCCAGGACACCAACTTCCGGTCTTCTTCCGAGATGGTGCGCTCCGACTTGGCGGCGATCGGCGTGGACGCGCGCCCGCTGGGGCTGGAAGGGGGCACGCTGATCGGCGACGTCACCAGCCCCGAGCGACGCTTCGACGGGGTCATGCTGTCGCTCGAGATAGAGATGCGGCCCAACCTGAGGGACCTCTTCCACTCAGGCAGCATGGATGGCCCCCTTCAGCTGTCCGGGTACGCCGACCCGGACCTGGACGCGGCCATCGACGCCCTCGCGCAGGCTACGGACCGGGACGCGGAGCGCGGCCACTGGCTGCGCGCGCAGGAGCTCCTGGCCCGCGACCAGCCCTGGACTTTCCTGTACTACTTCCCGAATCTCGCGGGCGTCAGTCAGCGGCTCCGGGGGGTAGAGATGGACCTGCGCGGGCGGCTCGTCAGCGTCGCCGATTGGTGGCTGGAAGGTGGCGCCGCGGAATCGGCCGAAGTGGACGGGGCGGACGCGGATGCCGCCGGCTAG
- a CDS encoding purine-nucleoside phosphorylase, producing MTDVSPKAAVRAAVQMLEEHLPERPRLLLILGSGLGGLADAVDVTASFPYDEIPGFAASAVQGHAGRLLLGELEGVSALVMAGRYHLYEGHEPSVIAHPVRVAAAVGADTLFVTNAAGGIAPGLDPGSLMLIEDHINMMAANPLRGPVFGDEERFQDMTRAYDPDLLELFSDCAAEVGETVARGVYCAVLGPSFETPAEVRMLERLGADAVGMSTVPEVIAARSAGLRVAGMSLITNHAAGLTGAELDHTEVQEVGRAAAGRLEKLARAFVRALGEH from the coding sequence GTGACCGACGTCTCCCCCAAGGCGGCGGTGCGGGCCGCGGTGCAGATGCTCGAGGAGCACCTGCCGGAGCGTCCGCGGCTTCTCCTCATCCTCGGATCGGGACTGGGCGGGCTCGCCGACGCGGTCGACGTCACCGCGTCGTTCCCGTACGACGAGATCCCGGGCTTCGCCGCGTCGGCGGTGCAAGGCCACGCCGGCCGTCTCCTCCTCGGCGAGTTGGAGGGTGTTTCGGCGCTGGTGATGGCGGGTCGCTACCACCTCTACGAGGGACACGAGCCCTCGGTGATCGCCCACCCCGTACGCGTGGCGGCGGCGGTGGGAGCGGACACGCTGTTCGTCACCAACGCCGCCGGCGGCATCGCGCCCGGGCTCGATCCGGGCAGCCTCATGCTGATCGAGGATCACATCAACATGATGGCCGCCAATCCGCTGCGCGGTCCCGTGTTCGGTGACGAGGAGCGCTTCCAGGACATGACGCGGGCCTACGATCCCGACCTGCTGGAGCTATTCTCGGACTGCGCAGCGGAGGTCGGCGAGACGGTGGCACGGGGCGTGTATTGCGCTGTGCTCGGGCCCAGCTTCGAAACCCCCGCCGAGGTCCGCATGCTGGAGCGTCTGGGCGCGGACGCGGTCGGCATGAGCACGGTGCCGGAGGTCATCGCGGCGCGCTCGGCGGGGCTGCGCGTGGCAGGCATGTCGCTGATCACCAACCACGCCGCGGGGTTGACGGGCGCGGAGCTGGATCACACCGAGGTGCAGGAGGTCGGCCGCGCCGCGGCCGGCAGGCTGGAGAAGCTTGCGCGGGCTTTCGTCCGCGCGCTGGGTGAGCACTGA
- a CDS encoding rhomboid family intramembrane serine protease — protein sequence MFPLRDDNPTELTPFVTMALIAANFVIWLVVQGGGADPQALQASVCAFGTIPGELTGSAVPPGAGQGLPCVPGGLTWSTLGTSMFFHGSWMHLIGNMWFLWIFGNNIEDSMGHLRYLGFYLLTGAAAALAHIYSGPGSWIPTVGASGAISAVMGAYLLLYPRVRIHTLFIFVIIVRVFPIPAWIILGQWIAIQVLAGATTTAGGAGVAFWAHIGGFVAGLLLVRPFRMRRLVEAKRARVKLRPEEIPHRGWW from the coding sequence ATGTTCCCCCTGCGAGACGACAACCCGACCGAGCTGACGCCGTTCGTCACAATGGCGCTGATCGCGGCCAACTTCGTGATCTGGCTCGTGGTGCAGGGCGGCGGCGCGGACCCCCAGGCGCTGCAGGCGTCGGTGTGCGCCTTCGGCACGATCCCGGGCGAGCTGACGGGCTCTGCGGTGCCACCCGGGGCGGGGCAAGGGCTCCCGTGCGTGCCCGGAGGGCTCACCTGGTCCACCCTGGGGACCAGCATGTTCTTCCACGGCAGCTGGATGCACCTCATCGGCAACATGTGGTTCCTGTGGATCTTCGGGAACAACATCGAGGACTCGATGGGGCACCTCAGGTACCTCGGGTTCTACCTGCTGACGGGCGCCGCGGCGGCGCTGGCGCACATCTACAGCGGCCCCGGCTCCTGGATCCCCACGGTGGGCGCCTCGGGGGCCATCAGCGCGGTCATGGGGGCCTACCTGCTGCTCTACCCGCGGGTGCGCATACACACGCTGTTCATCTTTGTGATCATCGTGCGGGTGTTTCCCATTCCGGCGTGGATCATCCTCGGCCAGTGGATCGCCATCCAGGTTCTGGCCGGCGCGACCACCACCGCCGGCGGGGCGGGAGTGGCCTTCTGGGCGCACATCGGCGGCTTCGTCGCGGGTCTGCTGCTCGTGAGGCCGTTCCGCATGCGCCGGCTGGTCGAAGCCAAGCGCGCCCGAGTGAAGCTGCGTCCGGAGGAGATTCCGCATCGCGGATGGTGGTAA